A stretch of Pseudoclavibacter chungangensis DNA encodes these proteins:
- a CDS encoding D-arabinono-1,4-lactone oxidase gives MTGSTEQWSNWGRSARAFPTRIERPQSTEELRLAVVRAAERGERVRPVGAGFSTNAIAAAPEVLVDTRGLRGLRAIDRDAGTATFGAGTTVAEASALLEAEGLALVNPSSDPAVTLAGAMATGSHGTSLHAPSVSSQLLEATLVTADGGAVRVSDRRNAELWPALRLSLGALGVFAEVVVPVVPTFRVRSDESRERLRPVLDSFVERARASHHFAVRWRPHTGEAFVRRLNREVGDVGDEPEPGRGVRGIAAVRDGLVIGLAKAVPALVPAINAVGNLLHPTGEMLAGPVSGLAARPTLPVVTMEYSFPLDDLVGVVRELDERLRGVLAPSIVRLSVAPADDNWLSTAYGREVGRIMISVPSGVDPRSTFTPAEELFLANGGLPHWGMVHTVRAAEFAHVVSRFSDFHHARERLDPDLRFTNGYLQRVLGH, from the coding sequence GTGACCGGTTCGACGGAGCAATGGAGCAACTGGGGACGATCGGCCAGGGCGTTCCCCACGCGCATCGAACGACCGCAATCGACCGAGGAGCTGCGTCTCGCGGTCGTGCGTGCCGCGGAGCGCGGTGAGCGCGTGCGGCCCGTCGGTGCCGGGTTCTCGACCAACGCGATCGCCGCCGCACCCGAGGTGCTCGTCGACACCCGCGGCCTGCGCGGGCTGCGCGCCATCGACCGCGACGCGGGCACCGCCACATTCGGTGCGGGCACGACCGTCGCGGAGGCCTCGGCGCTCCTCGAGGCCGAGGGGCTCGCGCTCGTGAACCCCTCGAGCGATCCTGCCGTCACGCTCGCCGGGGCCATGGCCACGGGATCGCACGGCACGAGCCTGCACGCGCCGTCCGTCTCGAGCCAGCTCCTCGAGGCGACCCTCGTCACGGCCGACGGCGGCGCCGTGCGCGTCAGCGACCGGCGCAACGCCGAACTCTGGCCCGCCCTGCGGCTCTCCCTCGGGGCGCTCGGCGTGTTCGCCGAGGTCGTCGTGCCCGTCGTTCCCACCTTCCGCGTCCGCAGCGACGAATCGCGCGAGCGCCTGCGTCCTGTGCTCGACTCGTTCGTCGAGCGGGCCCGCGCCTCCCACCACTTCGCCGTCCGCTGGCGCCCGCACACGGGCGAGGCCTTCGTGCGTCGCCTCAACCGTGAGGTCGGCGACGTGGGTGACGAGCCGGAGCCCGGCCGCGGCGTGCGCGGTATCGCCGCCGTGCGCGACGGCCTCGTCATCGGTCTCGCGAAGGCCGTGCCCGCGCTCGTGCCGGCCATCAACGCGGTCGGCAACCTGCTGCACCCCACGGGCGAGATGCTCGCGGGACCCGTGAGCGGACTCGCCGCCCGGCCGACGCTCCCCGTCGTCACGATGGAGTACTCGTTCCCGCTCGACGACCTCGTCGGGGTCGTGCGCGAGCTCGACGAGCGGCTGCGGGGCGTCCTCGCGCCGAGCATCGTGCGCCTGTCCGTCGCGCCCGCCGACGACAACTGGCTCTCGACCGCGTACGGCCGCGAGGTCGGTCGCATCATGATCAGCGTCCCCTCGGGCGTCGACCCGCGCTCCACGTTCACGCCCGCCGAAGAGCTGTTCCTCGCGAACGGCGGCCTGCCGCACTGGGGCATGGTGCACACCGTGCGCGCCGCCGAGTTCGCGCACGTCGTCTCGCGTTTCAGTGACTTCCACCATGCCCGTGAGCGTCTCGACCCGGATCTGCGCTTCACGAACGGCTACCTGCAGCGCGTCCTCGGGCACTGA
- a CDS encoding MMPL family transporter: MALLLFRLGRGSYRRPWAVIGGWLLLLAIALGLGLGFGGTLKESFAIPGTESQEALDRLDQVFPEVAGASASVVVVAPGGVDVHDADARAEIEAVAEHIDGFDGVEQALSPYSEYATDSLSEDGRAAIISVQFSTTADALPEGLLEQVRSEGESLTADGFDVSFGGEVYQELEYGLTVTEVFGVVFAAVVLVVTFGSVLAAGMPLGTAIIAIGVSMGGILFVAKFITVSSATPLLAVMIGIAVGIDYALFVLSRHRHQLANGVDPEESASTAVGTAGSAVLFAGVTVMIALAGLLIVGIPFLSVMGIAAAVAVFVAMAAAVTLLPAFLGLAKGRLVPKPGSRAAKRETGADERPSMGRRWVRFVLRAPIVFVVLVAGVLGTLAIPALSLQLALPSGAAQNPGTDARDAYDAISEHFGAGSNGPLLVMIDLTRADDDTLLDDLAAVRDEVRSVPGVKTTGDALPNPTVDSAILQVVPETGPTDPATLDVVNGIRGLEGTLLDETGMQISVTGYTAVAIDISDRLDQALLPFAGVVVGLSFLLLMMVFRSVLVPLKAALSFLLSVFAAFGVVVAIFQWGWFADALHIVPGPIISFMPILLLAIIFGLAMDYEVFLVSGMREAYVRGAPPKQAIEFGFAQGARVVTAAALIMFFVFAAFVPEGAGVIKAIALGLAAGIAFDAFLVRMTLVPALMALMGKAAWWLPRWLAKRLPDLDIEGEHLRTYRSGVEWAQGSSERAALALDELVVGDEQHRIGPVSGEISRGGVLFLVGPEPARRVVAATIQARLAPVSGRLQVLGHTVPGDESSVRGLVAIADLSDLEDRDFELSLGDLVREHERAARSMWSLPASDAAVRARVARIRAAVTTAGGAADRVTTTTAVGTLDPVARAVVLAGLALAEGPDLLVVDANHLAELPASGELVGRIARAIAELAPDATTIVVGVPPGLDLAAVDAAMAGPRRTLAALTIGDPITSSTTERKDALR, from the coding sequence GTGGCACTCCTCCTCTTCCGACTCGGCCGCGGTTCGTACCGCAGGCCGTGGGCCGTCATCGGCGGCTGGCTGCTCCTGCTCGCGATCGCCCTCGGCCTCGGCCTCGGGTTCGGCGGCACGCTCAAGGAATCGTTCGCGATCCCCGGCACCGAGTCGCAGGAGGCGCTCGACCGCCTCGACCAGGTGTTCCCCGAGGTCGCGGGTGCGTCGGCCAGCGTCGTCGTGGTCGCGCCCGGGGGCGTCGACGTCCACGATGCGGACGCACGCGCCGAGATCGAGGCCGTCGCCGAGCACATCGACGGGTTCGACGGCGTCGAGCAGGCGCTCTCCCCGTACTCCGAGTACGCGACCGACAGCCTCTCCGAGGACGGGCGCGCCGCGATCATCTCCGTCCAGTTCTCGACGACCGCCGACGCGCTCCCCGAGGGACTGCTCGAGCAGGTCCGGTCGGAGGGCGAGTCGCTCACGGCGGACGGTTTCGACGTGAGCTTCGGTGGCGAGGTCTATCAGGAGCTCGAGTACGGACTCACCGTGACCGAGGTGTTCGGTGTCGTGTTCGCGGCCGTCGTGCTCGTCGTGACGTTCGGCTCCGTCCTGGCCGCGGGCATGCCCCTCGGAACGGCGATCATCGCGATCGGTGTCTCGATGGGCGGCATCCTGTTCGTCGCGAAGTTCATCACGGTCTCGAGCGCCACCCCGCTGCTCGCGGTCATGATCGGCATCGCGGTCGGCATCGACTACGCCCTGTTCGTGCTGTCGCGCCACCGCCACCAGCTCGCGAACGGCGTCGACCCGGAGGAGTCCGCCTCGACGGCGGTCGGCACGGCGGGAAGCGCCGTGCTGTTCGCGGGGGTCACGGTCATGATCGCGCTCGCGGGGCTCCTCATCGTGGGCATCCCGTTCCTCTCGGTCATGGGCATCGCGGCGGCCGTCGCGGTGTTCGTCGCGATGGCGGCGGCGGTCACCCTGCTGCCCGCGTTCCTCGGGCTCGCGAAGGGGCGCCTCGTCCCGAAGCCCGGCTCGCGCGCCGCGAAGCGCGAGACGGGCGCCGACGAGCGGCCGTCCATGGGGCGCCGCTGGGTGCGCTTCGTCCTGCGTGCCCCGATCGTGTTCGTCGTGCTCGTCGCGGGCGTGCTCGGGACGCTCGCGATCCCCGCCCTCTCGCTCCAGCTCGCGCTGCCCTCGGGGGCCGCGCAGAACCCGGGCACCGACGCCCGCGACGCGTACGACGCGATCAGCGAGCACTTCGGGGCGGGCTCGAACGGCCCGCTGCTCGTCATGATCGATCTCACGCGCGCCGACGACGACACCCTCCTCGACGACCTCGCGGCCGTGCGGGACGAGGTCCGCAGCGTGCCCGGCGTGAAGACGACGGGCGACGCGCTGCCGAACCCGACCGTCGACTCCGCGATCCTGCAGGTCGTGCCCGAGACAGGCCCGACCGATCCCGCGACGCTCGACGTCGTCAACGGCATCCGCGGCCTCGAGGGGACGCTGCTCGACGAGACCGGCATGCAGATCTCCGTCACGGGCTACACCGCGGTCGCGATCGACATCTCCGACCGGCTCGACCAGGCGCTCCTGCCGTTCGCGGGTGTCGTCGTGGGGCTGTCGTTCCTGCTGCTCATGATGGTGTTCCGCTCGGTGCTCGTGCCGCTCAAGGCCGCGCTCAGCTTCCTCCTGTCGGTGTTCGCCGCCTTCGGCGTCGTCGTCGCGATCTTCCAGTGGGGCTGGTTCGCGGACGCGCTGCACATCGTGCCGGGGCCGATCATCTCGTTCATGCCGATCCTGCTCCTCGCGATCATCTTCGGGCTCGCGATGGACTACGAGGTGTTCCTCGTCTCGGGCATGCGCGAGGCCTACGTGCGCGGCGCCCCGCCGAAACAGGCGATCGAGTTCGGGTTCGCCCAGGGCGCGCGCGTCGTCACCGCGGCAGCCCTCATCATGTTCTTCGTGTTCGCCGCGTTCGTCCCCGAGGGGGCGGGCGTCATCAAGGCGATCGCCCTCGGCCTCGCCGCGGGCATCGCGTTCGACGCGTTCCTCGTCCGCATGACCCTCGTGCCCGCGCTCATGGCGCTCATGGGCAAGGCCGCGTGGTGGCTCCCGCGCTGGCTCGCGAAGCGACTGCCCGACCTCGACATCGAGGGCGAGCACCTACGCACCTACCGCTCCGGGGTCGAGTGGGCGCAGGGCAGCTCGGAGCGTGCGGCGCTCGCGCTCGACGAGCTCGTCGTGGGCGACGAGCAGCACCGCATCGGCCCGGTCTCGGGCGAGATCTCGCGCGGCGGCGTGCTCTTCCTCGTCGGTCCCGAACCCGCCAGGCGCGTCGTCGCCGCGACGATCCAGGCTCGCCTCGCGCCCGTCTCCGGGCGGCTCCAGGTGCTCGGCCACACGGTCCCCGGTGACGAGTCGAGCGTGCGCGGCCTCGTCGCGATCGCCGATCTGAGCGACCTCGAGGACCGCGACTTCGAGCTGTCGCTCGGCGACCTCGTGCGCGAGCACGAACGCGCCGCACGCTCGATGTGGTCGCTCCCGGCGAGCGACGCCGCCGTCCGAGCGCGCGTCGCCCGCATCCGTGCGGCCGTCACGACGGCCGGGGGAGCGGCCGATCGCGTCACGACCACGACGGCCGTCGGCACCCTCGACCCCGTCGCGCGAGCCGTCGTCCTCGCGGGCCTCGCGCTCGCGGAGGGCCCCGACCTCCTCGTCGTCGACGCCAACCACCTCGCGGAGCTGCCCGCTTCGGGCGAGCTCGTGGGCCGAATCGCCAGGGCGATCGCCGAACTCGCACCCGACGCGACGACGATCGTCGTCGGCGTGCCGCCCGGGCTCGATCTCGCCGCCGTCGACGCCGCCATGGCGGGGCCGCGACGCACCCTCGCCGCACTCACGATCGGCGACCCCATCACGTCCAGCACGACCGAGCGAAAGGACGCCCTGCGATGA
- a CDS encoding aminoacyl-histidine dipeptidase has translation MRKFLMNGAVLSSIFAVVPVIRRTSTSHRRWAVALLWIGWGIGVAVAIAGVLDDADDEHDALES, from the coding sequence ATGCGGAAATTCCTGATGAACGGTGCCGTCCTTTCCTCGATCTTCGCCGTGGTGCCCGTCATCCGGCGCACCTCCACGTCCCACCGCCGCTGGGCCGTCGCCCTGCTGTGGATCGGTTGGGGGATCGGCGTCGCCGTCGCGATCGCCGGCGTGCTCGACGACGCGGACGACGAACACGACGCCCTCGAGAGCTGA
- a CDS encoding DsbA family protein produces the protein MAEKDRDHVRRLREEANAIRRQEQATKRRKRIFAQVGIIVGAVVVIALIVGGALWGQQLFFPAPQFAGAQATTTVTSTVTGEASEEPVVTGENGVVTIGQPTAPVTIDLYFDISCPHCIDYHAQVGPTFTDLIATGQAKVNYHAINYVAPYGAQAGGALLAIAAYDPANYLAAVDAFYSVPAETQQNWGAADYAALLPSIGVTNPEAVAAVQSGDYVRLITKATQLARDSEVSGTPSVAVNGAMQSDIPTAAQLYELVNANGGTVQAPAA, from the coding sequence ATGGCTGAGAAAGACCGCGACCACGTCCGTCGGCTCCGGGAGGAGGCCAACGCCATCCGTCGTCAGGAGCAGGCGACGAAGCGGCGCAAGCGCATCTTCGCACAGGTGGGCATCATCGTCGGCGCCGTCGTGGTCATCGCCCTGATCGTCGGCGGGGCCCTGTGGGGGCAGCAGCTGTTCTTCCCGGCGCCGCAGTTCGCGGGCGCGCAGGCCACGACGACGGTCACCTCGACGGTGACGGGTGAGGCGAGCGAGGAGCCCGTCGTGACGGGTGAGAACGGTGTCGTCACGATCGGTCAGCCGACGGCGCCCGTCACGATCGACCTCTACTTCGACATCTCGTGCCCGCACTGCATCGACTACCACGCGCAGGTCGGCCCGACGTTCACCGACCTCATCGCGACCGGCCAGGCCAAGGTGAACTACCACGCCATCAACTACGTCGCACCGTACGGCGCGCAGGCGGGCGGCGCACTCCTCGCGATCGCGGCCTACGACCCCGCGAACTACCTCGCGGCCGTCGACGCGTTCTACTCGGTGCCCGCCGAGACGCAGCAGAACTGGGGTGCGGCCGACTACGCGGCCCTGCTGCCCTCGATCGGCGTCACGAACCCCGAGGCCGTGGCGGCCGTCCAGTCCGGCGACTACGTCCGCCTCATCACGAAGGCGACGCAGCTCGCTCGCGACAGCGAGGTCTCCGGCACCCCGAGCGTCGCCGTGAACGGCGCGATGCAGTCCGATATCCCCACCGCGGCGCAGCTCTACGAGCTCGTGAACGCGAACGGTGGCACCGTGCAGGCACCCGCGGCATGA
- a CDS encoding vitamin K epoxide reductase family protein: MSRTQRTARERANEGEAAVASSERDADDRHVEELPWFFREPRNLAWLLVVCGAIGLFASASLTVEYIHKLQDPTAALVCDVNLFVTCGPAMGSWAAHILGFPNIIIGLAAFAVPIVVGMGSFAGARFRPWFWIGFQVGLVGAAALITFLQWFSVFELARLCIWCMIIWSTTIPLVVFGTLFNLTHGHLGARGVRIGRGLAPYAWTIVVLWYLVIVGVIVAGMWSTIQLVLA, from the coding sequence ATGAGCCGCACCCAGCGCACCGCGCGAGAACGCGCGAACGAGGGCGAGGCGGCGGTGGCGTCGTCCGAGCGGGACGCCGACGACCGGCACGTCGAGGAGCTGCCCTGGTTCTTCCGCGAGCCCCGCAACCTCGCGTGGCTCCTCGTCGTGTGCGGCGCGATCGGCCTGTTCGCGAGCGCCTCGCTCACGGTCGAGTACATCCACAAGCTCCAGGACCCCACCGCGGCGCTCGTGTGCGACGTCAACCTCTTCGTCACGTGCGGTCCCGCGATGGGGTCGTGGGCGGCCCACATCCTCGGCTTCCCGAACATCATCATCGGGCTCGCGGCCTTCGCCGTTCCGATCGTCGTGGGCATGGGATCGTTCGCGGGCGCCCGGTTCCGCCCCTGGTTCTGGATCGGGTTCCAGGTCGGACTCGTGGGCGCGGCCGCGCTCATCACGTTCCTGCAGTGGTTCAGCGTCTTCGAGCTCGCGCGGCTCTGCATCTGGTGCATGATCATCTGGTCGACGACCATCCCGCTCGTCGTCTTCGGGACGCTCTTCAACCTCACGCACGGGCACCTCGGCGCTCGTGGCGTCCGCATCGGGAGGGGGCTCGCGCCCTACGCCTGGACGATCGTCGTGCTCTGGTACCTCGTCATCGTCGGCGTCATCGTCGCCGGCATGTGGAGCACGATCCAGCTCGTGCTCGCCTGA
- a CDS encoding MFS transporter, whose translation MAATFRSLRERNYRLWFAGSLASNVGTWMQRTAQDWIVLTELTDNDATAVGITMALQFGPQLLLAPYAGLLADRFPKRRLLLCTQIASGVLALGLGLLVVSGTAQLWMVYCFALALGVVASLDAPARQSFVSEIVDRELLSNAIALNSTSFNSARLVGPAIAGLLTVAVGAGPVFLINAATFAFTIVALVAMRGGELHPAPRQPRARGQIREGLRYVAGRPDLIAVLVAIFVFGMLGLNFAIFTSTMATIGFGLQADAFGLLNSVIAIGSLSGALVAARRTHARFRSFIVSLVAFGVFCAIAAAMPWYWLFAIALVPVGFCSITAMNTANALVQERIDPAVRGRVMALYMAILMGGTPIGAPLMGWFVELVGPRWTLAIGGASGVVAALLAIAILRRAGQVRWRDFPWLHRPPHDEPVVPDDRAVNPD comes from the coding sequence ATGGCCGCCACGTTCCGTTCCCTGCGAGAGCGGAACTACCGACTCTGGTTCGCGGGCTCGCTCGCGTCGAACGTCGGCACGTGGATGCAGCGAACGGCGCAGGACTGGATCGTGCTCACGGAGCTCACCGACAACGATGCGACGGCCGTCGGGATCACGATGGCGCTCCAGTTCGGTCCGCAGCTCCTGCTCGCCCCGTACGCGGGCCTCCTCGCCGATCGGTTCCCGAAGCGCCGCCTGCTGCTGTGCACGCAGATCGCCTCGGGCGTGCTCGCGCTCGGGCTGGGGCTGCTCGTCGTGTCGGGGACGGCGCAACTGTGGATGGTCTACTGCTTCGCGCTCGCGCTCGGGGTCGTCGCATCGCTCGATGCGCCCGCCCGCCAGTCGTTCGTCTCCGAGATCGTCGACCGCGAGCTGCTGTCGAACGCGATCGCGCTCAACTCCACCTCCTTCAATTCCGCCCGGCTCGTCGGCCCTGCCATCGCGGGCCTCCTCACGGTCGCGGTCGGCGCGGGGCCCGTGTTCCTCATCAACGCGGCCACGTTCGCGTTCACGATCGTCGCGCTCGTCGCGATGCGCGGCGGCGAGCTGCATCCGGCACCGCGCCAGCCGCGGGCGCGCGGGCAGATCCGGGAGGGCCTGCGCTATGTCGCGGGACGACCCGACCTGATCGCGGTACTCGTCGCGATCTTCGTGTTCGGCATGCTCGGGCTCAACTTCGCGATCTTCACCTCGACGATGGCGACGATCGGCTTCGGCCTGCAGGCCGACGCGTTCGGCCTGCTCAACTCGGTCATCGCGATCGGCTCGCTCTCGGGCGCCCTCGTCGCGGCGCGCCGCACGCATGCGCGGTTCCGCTCCTTCATCGTGTCGCTCGTCGCGTTCGGCGTCTTCTGCGCGATCGCGGCGGCCATGCCCTGGTACTGGCTGTTCGCGATCGCGCTCGTCCCCGTCGGCTTCTGCTCGATCACGGCGATGAACACCGCGAACGCGCTCGTGCAGGAGCGCATCGATCCCGCCGTCCGTGGCCGGGTCATGGCGCTGTACATGGCGATCCTCATGGGCGGCACGCCGATCGGCGCACCGCTCATGGGCTGGTTCGTCGAGCTCGTCGGGCCACGCTGGACGCTCGCGATCGGGGGCGCGTCGGGCGTCGTCGCGGCGCTGCTCGCGATCGCGATCCTCCGCAGGGCCGGCCAGGTGCGCTGGCGCGACTTCCCGTGGCTGCACCGGCCGCCCCACGACGAACCCGTCGTGCCCGACGACCGGGCGGTCAACCCGGATTGA
- a CDS encoding TetR/AcrR family transcriptional regulator, with amino-acid sequence MQETRTDPAVEMRRASLQLFARHGYEATSLQDVADAVGYTKANVLYHFGSKQGLFDAAVGPGVEDFERLIGRLRADPHLRDPDHIARVFVEFLFDHLDEVDLFINRASTLAEQPLVRRANELIDGLVELSLGAAPDSDRQLRIDIAFSGVAYCIASAHRAERESVPLDEELRERFIGAIVAIASID; translated from the coding sequence GTGCAGGAAACGAGAACCGACCCGGCGGTCGAGATGCGGCGCGCGTCGCTGCAGTTGTTCGCGCGCCACGGGTACGAGGCGACGTCGCTCCAGGATGTCGCCGACGCGGTCGGCTACACGAAGGCGAACGTCCTCTACCACTTCGGTTCCAAGCAGGGCCTCTTCGACGCGGCCGTCGGGCCCGGCGTCGAGGACTTCGAGCGCCTCATCGGCCGGCTGCGGGCAGATCCGCACCTGCGTGATCCCGACCACATCGCGCGCGTGTTCGTCGAGTTCCTCTTCGACCACCTCGACGAGGTCGACCTGTTCATCAACCGCGCGTCCACGCTCGCCGAGCAGCCGCTCGTGCGACGCGCGAACGAGCTCATCGACGGACTCGTCGAGCTGTCCCTCGGCGCCGCACCGGACTCCGACCGGCAGCTGCGCATCGACATCGCGTTCAGCGGCGTCGCCTACTGCATCGCGTCGGCCCACCGGGCCGAGCGCGAGTCCGTGCCGCTCGACGAGGAGCTGCGCGAACGGTTCATCGGGGCGATCGTCGCGATCGCCTCCATCGACTGA